In one Candidatus Nanopelagicus limnes genomic region, the following are encoded:
- a CDS encoding GNAT family N-acetyltransferase produces the protein MQSEIKLLPIPQALDFANQPLSWSIKLWGEGKSEFSAQDWHDFYERSESANYECWDHNGTDQELLFMAIREIDGKSEVVASIALCDFDDLEEFRKFKPWVAAFIVREDLRGQGVGEKVLKLIEAKAIAFGIKLVYLWTEGEREFYAKRGYEYLESLNKENRRIDLMQKRLVL, from the coding sequence ATGCAATCTGAAATTAAACTTCTACCAATTCCACAAGCTTTAGATTTTGCTAATCAGCCACTGAGCTGGAGTATAAAACTGTGGGGAGAAGGTAAATCCGAATTTTCAGCTCAAGATTGGCATGATTTTTATGAAAGATCTGAGTCTGCCAATTATGAATGTTGGGATCACAATGGCACCGATCAAGAATTGCTTTTTATGGCAATTAGAGAAATTGATGGAAAGTCAGAGGTGGTTGCTTCTATTGCCTTATGTGATTTTGATGATTTAGAGGAGTTTCGAAAATTCAAACCTTGGGTCGCGGCCTTTATTGTTCGGGAAGATTTACGGGGCCAAGGCGTTGGGGAAAAAGTATTAAAACTAATTGAAGCTAAGGCAATTGCTTTCGGAATCAAATTGGTTTATCTCTGGACTGAAGGTGAGCGTGAGTTTTATGCGAAACGAGGATACGAGTACTTAGAGAGTTTAAATAAAGAGAATAGAAGGATTGATTTAATGCAGAAAAGGCTAGTGCTTTAA
- a CDS encoding alpha/beta fold hydrolase, whose product MANSIFKLKDGRDYDYIANNVESKSAILFHHGTPGDCTVWSSWVSGLSTVRAIAASRPGYGLSSRRRGRNVASDIDNNSELLDHFGIEKFISIGWSGGGPHALNMTRHPKNFGAITLAGVGEWGNDDLDFLAGMGPENHEEFGAALAGETEIENWMIKYSPAFKAVTGADLITSFGGLIGDADKKALTPAVAEEDAACYRRALSMGYYGWQDDDLAFVQSFGFELSKIDKPVLVWQGDDDFMVPREHSNWLAKHIPTAELNFVPGHGHISLVQSYRQEIINQALNLLNS is encoded by the coding sequence TTGGCTAACTCAATATTTAAGTTAAAAGATGGCAGAGATTACGACTACATTGCGAATAATGTAGAGAGTAAATCAGCAATTCTTTTTCATCATGGCACGCCAGGTGATTGCACAGTTTGGTCCTCCTGGGTATCTGGGCTATCAACAGTTAGAGCTATTGCTGCCAGTAGACCTGGTTACGGTTTAAGCAGTAGACGTCGTGGCCGTAATGTTGCATCTGATATTGATAACAACTCTGAGTTACTTGATCATTTTGGTATAGAAAAGTTTATTTCAATTGGATGGTCTGGCGGGGGACCGCATGCATTAAATATGACTAGACATCCTAAAAACTTCGGTGCAATTACCTTGGCCGGTGTAGGTGAGTGGGGAAATGATGATCTTGATTTTCTTGCAGGTATGGGCCCAGAAAATCATGAAGAGTTTGGAGCAGCTTTAGCTGGTGAAACTGAAATTGAAAACTGGATGATTAAGTACTCGCCTGCTTTTAAAGCTGTTACTGGCGCAGATTTGATCACCTCTTTTGGTGGGCTTATTGGGGATGCTGACAAAAAAGCACTGACACCTGCAGTTGCAGAGGAAGATGCTGCCTGCTACCGCAGAGCCTTATCTATGGGTTACTACGGCTGGCAAGATGATGATCTAGCTTTTGTGCAATCTTTTGGATTTGAGTTAAGCAAAATAGATAAGCCTGTTCTTGTATGGCAAGGTGATGATGATTTTATGGTGCCGCGCGAACATAGTAATTGGCTTGCTAAACACATTCCAACTGCAGAATTAAATTTTGTTCCGGGGCATGGGCATATTTCATTGGTGCAAAGTTATCGGCAAGAAATCATCAACCAAGCTTTAAACTTACTGAACTCTTAA
- a CDS encoding transaminase → MINRGNLIALRKIEDQRFLETHKKSGELFAIAKDSMPNGVPMSWMSKWPGAYPVFVAEAKGASFVDVDGNTYIDFCLGDTGSMTGHSPEATVAAIREQVGRGLSVMLPTKDAADVSTELTKRFGVPLWQFTVSATDANRHVIRYSRLITKKSKIIVIDRCYHGSVDETFATLDASGKTVSREGNIGAPIELDKTTRVVPFNDLDAMKKALQKNDVAAILMEPAMTNVGIVLPVEGYLKAVEKLAREFGAKLIIDETHTISVGPGGMTAQLGLQPDFLTIGKAIGGGFPTGAFGMSAEIAKEIKSQVELEVIDTGGVGGTLAANALSLAAMRATLTKVLTEENFEKMIKLGTRWADGVEKVIEKYKLPWSVNRLGARAEYMFSAKSPTTGREAADAGDFELEQYIHLRMLNDGFLITPFHNMALISPDTTAADVDAHTQAFDKMCGELIG, encoded by the coding sequence ATGATAAACCGCGGCAATCTCATCGCTTTGCGCAAAATAGAAGATCAACGCTTTTTAGAAACTCATAAAAAAAGCGGTGAATTATTTGCAATAGCTAAAGATTCGATGCCAAATGGTGTTCCCATGTCTTGGATGTCTAAGTGGCCTGGTGCCTATCCAGTGTTTGTGGCGGAAGCAAAGGGTGCAAGTTTTGTTGATGTAGATGGCAATACATATATTGATTTTTGTTTAGGAGATACCGGATCAATGACCGGGCACTCACCTGAGGCAACCGTGGCTGCAATTAGAGAGCAAGTAGGTCGAGGACTATCAGTAATGTTGCCTACAAAGGATGCAGCAGATGTTTCAACTGAATTAACTAAGAGGTTTGGAGTTCCGCTTTGGCAATTCACAGTCTCAGCAACTGATGCAAATCGTCATGTAATTCGCTATTCCAGATTGATTACTAAGAAATCTAAAATTATTGTAATTGATCGCTGCTACCACGGTAGCGTGGATGAAACCTTTGCAACCTTAGATGCTTCTGGAAAAACTGTCTCCAGAGAGGGCAATATTGGAGCTCCAATTGAATTAGATAAAACAACTCGGGTAGTGCCTTTTAATGATTTAGATGCAATGAAAAAAGCATTACAAAAAAATGATGTTGCAGCAATTTTGATGGAACCAGCAATGACTAATGTTGGAATTGTGCTGCCAGTGGAGGGATATTTAAAGGCTGTTGAAAAACTTGCAAGAGAGTTTGGCGCAAAATTAATTATTGATGAAACACATACGATTTCAGTTGGTCCTGGTGGAATGACCGCACAACTTGGGTTACAACCTGATTTTCTAACAATTGGCAAAGCGATTGGCGGCGGTTTCCCAACGGGAGCATTTGGTATGAGTGCTGAGATTGCGAAAGAAATTAAATCCCAAGTTGAACTTGAGGTGATTGATACCGGTGGGGTTGGTGGCACATTAGCTGCAAATGCACTCTCCCTTGCTGCGATGAGAGCCACGCTTACAAAAGTTTTAACTGAGGAAAACTTTGAAAAGATGATCAAATTGGGCACTAGGTGGGCCGATGGTGTTGAAAAAGTAATTGAAAAATATAAACTTCCATGGAGTGTAAATCGATTAGGGGCAAGGGCGGAGTACATGTTTAGTGCTAAGTCACCGACAACTGGCAGAGAAGCTGCTGACGCTGGTGATTTTGAATTAGAGCAGTACATCCACCTTAGAATGCTAAATGATGGGTTTTTGATAACACCGTTTCATAACATGGCTTTGATTTCACCAGACACAACTGCTGCCGATGTTGATGCCCATACTCAGGCTTTCGACAAAATGTGTGGTGAATTAATTGGCTAA
- a CDS encoding TrpB-like pyridoxal phosphate-dependent enzyme yields the protein MGLSKDAKSFTKITLDESEMPTQWYNIIPDLPSPPPPPLHPGTHQPVGPADLAPLFPMDLIMQEVSTDSYIDIPGEVLDVYRTWRPSPLFRARRLEKLLDTPARIYYKYEGVSPAGSHKTNTSVPQAYYNKKAGIKKITTETGAGQWGTALAFACSLFDLECEVWQVGGSYDAKPYRRLMMEVFGANVHRSPSQLTEAGRKLALDPKNHSGSLGIAISEAVEAAVTDPTVAYALGSVLNHVLMHQTIIGEEALKQLAKVGETPDLLVGCTGGGSNFAGLSFPFIREKLKGKMNPEIRAVEPASCPSLTRGKYAYDFGDTAGMTPLMKMHTLGHDFIPDPIHAGGLRYHGMAPLISHIYELGMMTAESVGQKECFAAAVQFARTEGIVPAPEPTHAIAVAIAEALKAKETGEEKVILTALCGHGHFDLAAYDAFLNGNMVDSAINEKDFEAALAALPVM from the coding sequence ATGGGATTAAGTAAGGACGCTAAGAGCTTTACCAAGATTACTTTGGATGAAAGTGAAATGCCCACCCAGTGGTACAACATAATTCCTGATCTTCCATCACCACCGCCACCACCATTGCATCCTGGTACACATCAACCAGTTGGACCAGCTGATCTGGCTCCACTGTTTCCAATGGATTTAATTATGCAAGAGGTTTCAACTGATTCATATATTGATATTCCAGGAGAGGTATTAGATGTTTACCGCACTTGGCGCCCGTCACCATTATTTAGAGCACGTAGATTAGAAAAACTGCTAGATACACCAGCACGAATTTATTACAAGTATGAGGGAGTTTCACCAGCCGGCTCTCATAAAACCAATACCTCTGTGCCACAGGCTTACTACAACAAAAAAGCTGGCATTAAGAAAATTACAACTGAAACAGGTGCTGGACAGTGGGGAACTGCATTGGCATTTGCTTGTTCATTATTTGATTTGGAGTGTGAGGTTTGGCAGGTAGGCGGTTCCTATGATGCAAAGCCGTATCGTCGATTGATGATGGAAGTTTTTGGCGCGAATGTTCATCGCTCACCATCACAATTAACAGAAGCTGGTCGCAAGTTAGCACTGGATCCTAAAAATCATTCTGGATCTTTAGGTATTGCAATTTCAGAAGCGGTAGAGGCAGCGGTCACTGATCCAACTGTCGCTTACGCACTTGGTTCTGTTTTAAACCATGTGCTTATGCATCAAACAATTATTGGTGAAGAAGCATTAAAGCAACTTGCTAAAGTTGGAGAAACTCCTGATTTATTGGTTGGTTGCACAGGTGGAGGCTCAAACTTTGCTGGACTTTCTTTCCCATTCATTCGTGAGAAGTTAAAAGGAAAGATGAATCCTGAAATTCGCGCTGTTGAACCAGCATCTTGTCCATCATTAACTCGAGGAAAATATGCTTATGATTTTGGTGATACTGCAGGTATGACACCGCTTATGAAGATGCACACCTTGGGTCATGACTTTATTCCAGATCCAATTCATGCTGGCGGTCTTCGCTATCACGGTATGGCGCCACTTATTTCACACATCTATGAATTAGGAATGATGACTGCAGAAAGTGTTGGTCAAAAAGAGTGCTTTGCAGCAGCTGTTCAATTCGCAAGAACTGAAGGCATTGTTCCAGCACCTGAACCAACGCATGCAATCGCAGTTGCCATTGCTGAAGCATTAAAGGCTAAAGAAACAGGTGAAGAGAAGGTAATTCTCACCGCACTGTGCGGACATGGACACTTTGATCTTGCTGCCTATGATGCATTCTTAAATGGAAACATGGTTGATTCAGCGATTAATGAGAAGGATTTCGAGGCTGCACTAGCCGCACTTCCTGTCATGTAA
- a CDS encoding VOC family protein codes for MAIAKFSLTALDCPDPVTLANFYAKITDFEVVVAHLSKTGDPLWVELVDDGVTKIAFQRVKNYVKPTWPEGPIPQQAHLDFDVPNLDIAEEKLLQIGAIKSPIQTSSNPADNFRVYFDPAGHPFCLVSNAAITDL; via the coding sequence ATGGCCATCGCAAAGTTCTCACTCACCGCTTTAGATTGTCCAGATCCTGTGACACTAGCCAATTTCTACGCCAAGATCACAGACTTTGAAGTGGTGGTTGCCCATCTATCTAAAACTGGCGATCCGCTTTGGGTTGAGTTAGTTGATGATGGTGTTACAAAAATTGCATTTCAGAGAGTTAAGAATTATGTAAAACCCACTTGGCCAGAAGGGCCTATTCCGCAACAAGCGCATCTAGATTTTGATGTTCCTAATTTAGATATTGCGGAGGAAAAATTACTTCAAATTGGAGCAATAAAATCACCAATTCAAACCTCATCTAATCCTGCTGATAATTTCAGGGTTTATTTTGATCCTGCAGGCCACCCATTTTGTTTAGTAAGCAACGCCGCAATAACTGATCTTTAA
- a CDS encoding MarC family protein: MNDAVTLSALTFGAQAFVTLFVILDPPGAAPIFLGLASGKSIKQQRRLAWQAAAVSLFVIVSFALFGNAILDYLNISLAALQGAGGILLLITGLGLLTGSLTDSDSAATKNIALVPLGTPLLAGPGAIVTTMLYVQKADGNDQLTALALAIFAVHFIIGLTFMFSTKILALIKDSGVDLLARIAGLLLSAIAVEMIVSAIKAFFNL; encoded by the coding sequence ATGAACGATGCAGTCACCCTTTCAGCCTTAACATTTGGCGCGCAGGCTTTCGTAACATTATTTGTTATTTTAGACCCACCTGGAGCTGCCCCAATCTTTTTAGGCCTGGCCTCTGGCAAATCAATCAAGCAACAACGACGGCTTGCTTGGCAGGCAGCTGCGGTATCGCTTTTTGTAATTGTCTCGTTTGCGCTCTTTGGAAATGCAATCCTTGATTACCTAAATATCTCACTAGCCGCACTTCAAGGCGCAGGAGGAATCCTGCTGCTAATCACTGGACTTGGTTTACTTACGGGCTCTCTTACCGATAGTGATTCAGCTGCGACTAAAAATATTGCATTAGTACCACTTGGCACACCTTTACTTGCTGGGCCTGGCGCAATTGTGACCACCATGCTTTATGTTCAAAAAGCAGATGGTAATGATCAACTAACCGCTTTAGCACTGGCGATATTTGCAGTGCACTTCATTATTGGTTTGACCTTCATGTTCTCGACCAAGATATTGGCACTGATTAAAGATTCTGGCGTGGATTTACTTGCAAGGATTGCAGGATTACTACTTTCAGCAATTGCTGTGGAGATGATTGTTAGCGCAATCAAGGCTTTTTTTAATCTTTAA
- a CDS encoding exonuclease domain-containing protein, with amino-acid sequence MSTLLQETTFVVVDLETTGASPKKGAAITEIGAVKVQGGQIIGEFKTFVNPLAPIPLYITEMTGITDLMLAKAPIIDEVFPTFLEFAGSHNQTVLVAHNAPFDLAFLKSAAKDLNYAWPTYKTLDTVTVARQVLTKEDVPDCKLGTLAQFFGTKTEPNHRALDDAKATVEVLHGLFERLGSLEITTLEGLLDFAKTAAHIQRKNYWGLSSI; translated from the coding sequence ATGAGCACATTGCTGCAGGAAACCACCTTTGTAGTTGTTGATCTAGAAACCACCGGTGCTTCACCAAAAAAAGGTGCAGCAATTACCGAGATTGGAGCAGTTAAAGTTCAAGGTGGCCAGATCATTGGTGAGTTCAAAACCTTTGTAAATCCGTTGGCGCCAATTCCTCTCTACATAACTGAGATGACTGGCATAACTGATCTAATGCTGGCGAAAGCACCAATAATCGATGAGGTATTTCCGACTTTTCTAGAGTTTGCAGGCAGCCACAATCAAACTGTTTTGGTGGCACATAACGCTCCATTTGATTTAGCCTTTTTAAAAAGCGCCGCTAAAGATTTAAATTACGCATGGCCCACTTATAAAACCTTGGACACTGTTACGGTGGCCAGACAGGTGCTCACCAAAGAGGATGTACCAGATTGTAAATTGGGAACTCTTGCGCAATTTTTTGGAACTAAGACAGAACCCAATCACCGAGCTCTAGATGATGCCAAAGCAACGGTTGAGGTTTTACATGGATTATTTGAGCGACTTGGTTCACTTGAAATTACTACATTAGAGGGATTACTGGATTTTGCTAAAACTGCTGCACATATCCAACGTAAGAATTATTGGGGTTTATCCTCTATCTAG
- the trpD gene encoding anthranilate phosphoribosyltransferase — protein sequence MKWDQIFAALADRKDLSNEQVTWGMSQILEGAASNEDIKAFLTGLKAKGESAQEVEALVAQMYKYSAAINITERAVDTVGTGGDGANTINISTTAAIITNAAGARVVKHGNRAASSKSGSADLLEALGVKIDLTGSEVEKTVHKIGIGFCFAPIFHSSMKHAVTARKELGVPTVFNILGPLANPAKPIAAAIGVARAELLPLMAQVLLDQGKEGFIFRGDDGLDEVSLSTTTTVIQISKGKLKQEVFNPAELGIATAPITALAGGDAKYNAQMTNQIFAGKSGPMRDAVTLNAAFAIAAFKADFDLPLQTQIANGFVLANKAIDSGAAQSVLKKWVELSNEIVSAR from the coding sequence ATGAAGTGGGATCAAATCTTTGCCGCATTGGCAGATAGAAAAGATCTCTCAAATGAACAAGTCACCTGGGGAATGTCCCAGATTTTAGAAGGTGCTGCCAGCAATGAAGATATAAAAGCATTTCTCACTGGATTAAAAGCAAAGGGTGAAAGTGCGCAGGAGGTTGAGGCCTTAGTAGCGCAGATGTATAAATACTCTGCTGCGATAAACATTACTGAACGAGCTGTCGATACCGTTGGCACAGGCGGTGATGGTGCTAACACAATAAATATTTCAACAACTGCAGCAATCATCACAAATGCTGCCGGCGCAAGAGTGGTTAAGCATGGCAATCGCGCTGCTTCATCAAAATCTGGGTCTGCTGATTTATTAGAAGCTCTAGGAGTAAAGATTGATCTAACCGGTTCTGAAGTTGAAAAAACTGTTCACAAAATTGGTATTGGTTTTTGTTTTGCGCCAATCTTTCACTCATCCATGAAACATGCAGTAACCGCTAGAAAAGAGTTGGGCGTGCCAACAGTTTTTAACATTTTAGGTCCCCTTGCAAATCCAGCTAAGCCAATTGCAGCAGCCATTGGTGTTGCAAGAGCTGAATTATTGCCACTAATGGCTCAGGTTTTATTAGATCAAGGTAAAGAGGGATTCATTTTCAGAGGCGATGATGGATTAGATGAGGTATCACTTTCAACAACTACCACCGTAATCCAAATTAGTAAGGGCAAGTTAAAGCAGGAGGTCTTCAATCCAGCTGAGTTGGGAATCGCAACTGCGCCAATTACTGCTCTTGCTGGCGGGGATGCCAAATACAACGCACAGATGACAAATCAAATTTTTGCTGGCAAATCTGGACCAATGCGTGATGCGGTGACTTTAAATGCGGCCTTTGCAATTGCAGCCTTTAAGGCTGATTTTGATTTACCGTTGCAAACTCAAATTGCTAATGGATTCGTTCTGGCCAATAAAGCGATTGATTCTGGAGCTGCGCAGTCTGTGCTTAAGAAATGGGTTGAACTAAGTAATGAGATTGTTTCAGCTAGATAG
- a CDS encoding response regulator transcription factor — MQKLVITLYSDDSSVRKSVIAALGKQLDKDLPIHEIKEFATADALRLYVDSKKQVDLFILDGEAVPEGGMGVARQLKDEVFNCPPVLLITARTSDNWLATWSKAEATVLHPIDPFTIANKCASLLKANSALAN; from the coding sequence ATGCAAAAGTTGGTAATCACCCTTTACTCAGATGATTCATCAGTTCGAAAATCTGTGATCGCAGCCCTTGGGAAACAGCTTGATAAGGATTTGCCGATACATGAGATTAAAGAGTTTGCTACCGCAGATGCCCTTCGACTTTATGTTGATAGTAAAAAACAGGTTGATCTTTTTATTTTGGATGGTGAAGCAGTTCCAGAAGGTGGCATGGGAGTTGCCAGGCAATTAAAGGATGAGGTGTTTAACTGCCCGCCAGTTTTGTTAATTACCGCTCGAACTTCAGATAATTGGTTAGCAACTTGGTCAAAGGCTGAAGCAACTGTTTTACATCCAATTGATCCATTTACTATTGCAAATAAGTGCGCATCGCTGTTAAAAGCTAATTCTGCGCTCGCCAATTAA
- a CDS encoding cytochrome c oxidase subunit 3: protein MSTYASPVVKTNRPNLVAVGTIVWLSSELMFFAALFAMYFTTRAVQGPKVWAESTELLNIPFAATNTTVLVLSSVTCQYGVFAAERFQARREGSLWQFSKWGMREWFAVTFLMGAFFIAGQVYEYAVLVSENLSLSSNAYGSVFYMTTGFHGLHVTGGLIAFLIVLIRVFRAQKFGHSQATTAIVVSYYWHFVDIVWIALFSAIYLIK, encoded by the coding sequence GTGAGTACCTACGCCAGCCCAGTGGTTAAAACCAACCGACCTAACCTAGTTGCAGTTGGCACCATTGTCTGGCTCTCTTCAGAGTTAATGTTTTTCGCCGCACTATTTGCGATGTACTTCACCACCCGCGCAGTACAAGGTCCAAAGGTATGGGCTGAATCGACTGAATTATTAAACATTCCATTTGCTGCAACCAACACAACTGTTTTAGTTCTCTCCTCCGTTACCTGCCAATACGGCGTCTTTGCTGCCGAGCGTTTTCAAGCCCGACGCGAAGGAAGCTTGTGGCAATTTAGTAAGTGGGGAATGCGAGAGTGGTTTGCCGTCACATTTTTAATGGGCGCCTTCTTTATCGCCGGCCAAGTTTATGAGTACGCGGTGTTGGTGAGTGAGAATCTATCGCTTTCATCAAATGCTTATGGCTCTGTTTTTTATATGACAACTGGCTTCCATGGTCTGCATGTAACTGGTGGATTGATCGCATTCTTAATAGTTTTAATTAGAGTATTTCGCGCCCAAAAATTTGGACACTCCCAAGCAACCACAGCAATTGTGGTCTCCTACTACTGGCACTTCGTGGATATTGTGTGGATTGCACTATTTTCTGCGATTTACCTGATTAAATAA
- a CDS encoding cytochrome c, whose product MKFLSKYRRHKLATPLLLFFALFGIGLTFSVASATEAPKAVDAQSKSTLIEEGQQIFLKGCSSCHGLNSEGGAVAPSLIGVGAASVDFQVATGRMPMQDMSQQAMRKAPVYNEEEVAALAAYVASLAPGPRAYTNEEITWERDGNTAEGGELFRNNCAMCHNFAGQGGALTQGKYAPTVMGVEPKHIYEALITGPQAMPVFSDKIITPEEKLSIIKWIKAAESEPNLGGAALGRVGPVTEGLLVWTFGLGLLIGIAVWLTAKAR is encoded by the coding sequence ATGAAATTTTTATCTAAATACCGTCGCCACAAGTTGGCTACCCCGCTACTTTTATTCTTCGCACTCTTTGGCATCGGCTTAACCTTCTCTGTTGCAAGTGCAACTGAAGCACCAAAAGCTGTAGATGCTCAATCAAAATCAACTTTAATTGAAGAGGGCCAACAGATTTTCTTAAAAGGTTGCTCCTCATGTCATGGATTAAATTCTGAAGGCGGCGCGGTTGCACCATCTCTAATTGGAGTAGGCGCAGCATCCGTTGATTTTCAAGTAGCAACTGGTCGTATGCCAATGCAGGATATGAGCCAGCAAGCAATGCGAAAGGCGCCGGTTTACAACGAGGAAGAGGTAGCTGCCCTGGCAGCATACGTCGCATCTTTAGCACCAGGACCACGTGCTTATACAAATGAAGAAATAACTTGGGAGCGAGATGGCAACACGGCAGAAGGCGGTGAGTTATTTAGAAATAACTGCGCGATGTGCCATAACTTTGCTGGCCAAGGTGGTGCGCTAACTCAAGGAAAGTATGCACCAACTGTTATGGGCGTAGAGCCAAAACATATTTATGAAGCATTGATTACTGGACCACAAGCGATGCCAGTGTTTTCCGACAAAATTATTACCCCAGAGGAAAAACTTTCAATTATTAAATGGATAAAGGCAGCAGAGAGTGAGCCAAACTTAGGTGGAGCTGCCCTTGGTCGAGTAGGCCCAGTAACTGAAGGTTTATTAGTGTGGACATTTGGACTTGGTCTTTTAATTGGTATTGCTGTTTGGTTAACTGCGAAGGCAAGGTAG
- a CDS encoding ubiquinol-cytochrome c reductase iron-sulfur subunit, with translation MSKELEPLADPGLPEHIHRKADTDPIAAKRAERQVAVLFSLSAFGTLLFIYSYFFIKEDQFIFIPIMGSTNAQQLGIGMGMAMSLLFIGFGAVHWAKTLMPDQEVIAYRHEMRSDDSDRGEFVKAAKEGAEIAGLGRRPLIKRSLAAAAGLAGLPAILLLRDLGPLPGNALNETNWKTGTRLVTDPGDRPIKASDLEVGGVAQVMPALPTGKKRTLEDIAKDAVLLIRLRPAEFQLDPERLSWTHEGIIAFSKICSHMGCAVALYEQTTKHLLCPCHQSTFDVTRAAKVIFGPAARPLPQLAITVDADGYLIAKQPFTEAVGPSFWERKS, from the coding sequence ATGTCTAAAGAGTTAGAGCCATTAGCAGATCCAGGATTGCCTGAACACATTCATCGCAAAGCTGATACTGATCCAATTGCAGCTAAAAGAGCAGAGCGTCAAGTTGCCGTTTTATTCTCACTTTCAGCCTTTGGCACATTGTTATTTATTTATTCATACTTTTTTATCAAAGAAGATCAATTTATTTTCATTCCAATTATGGGAAGTACTAACGCCCAACAATTAGGTATCGGTATGGGTATGGCGATGAGTCTTTTGTTTATTGGTTTTGGCGCAGTGCATTGGGCAAAAACTTTGATGCCAGATCAAGAAGTAATTGCATACCGTCATGAGATGCGATCTGATGATTCAGATCGTGGTGAATTTGTTAAAGCTGCTAAAGAGGGCGCAGAAATAGCAGGTCTTGGCAGAAGACCATTGATAAAACGAAGCTTGGCTGCAGCCGCTGGCCTTGCTGGCTTACCTGCAATTCTTTTACTTCGAGATTTAGGACCACTGCCAGGAAATGCATTAAATGAAACAAATTGGAAAACTGGTACTCGTTTAGTCACTGATCCAGGTGATCGTCCAATTAAAGCTAGTGATTTAGAAGTAGGCGGTGTTGCTCAAGTAATGCCAGCGCTGCCTACTGGCAAAAAGCGCACCTTGGAAGATATTGCAAAGGATGCTGTGCTTTTAATCAGATTACGTCCTGCTGAGTTTCAATTAGATCCAGAGCGCCTATCTTGGACACATGAAGGCATTATCGCTTTCTCAAAGATCTGCTCACACATGGGTTGCGCAGTCGCTCTTTATGAACAAACAACTAAACATCTACTTTGCCCATGTCATCAATCAACTTTTGATGTGACGCGTGCCGCAAAGGTTATTTTTGGTCCGGCAGCAAGACCTCTGCCACAATTAGCCATTACCGTCGATGCTGACGGTTACTTAATAGCTAAACAACCATTTACTGAAGCAGTTGGACCTAGCTTCTGGGAAAGAAAATCATGA